In the genome of Candida dubliniensis CD36 chromosome 3, complete sequence, the window atgatatcaagaaaaaaatattacaaaatcaaataagtGCTCAATTTGAACAATCTAAAACCATATCAAGTTCACAATATactattgaaaatttgaataaatatcCTAAAGGATTATCtacaataaatttaaataaaattgaaccaATCATGTGTAAACCAgtattatttgatgttgcatttaattatatttcGTATGATTTAGCCAAACAAACACCAGTGGAAACTTCCATCaatgttgataattcttCTACTAATGTTGAAGATAATGAAAGTACGAAAAAACGTGGATTTTTCGGTATATTTGGTCGTCGTTAGAATAAGTAGTACATGTATATTAAAGTCTACAAGTTAATAACTATCTTATAATGCCATGTCAATTGTGTAACTAATGTATGCGtgtcttttaattttttttttttttgatgtgttgtgaaaaaaaaaaaaaaaaaaaagaaaaatttcaaattcttttgaCACTTTTGtttgatcaattcatttcaattgattatatcgtttttttttttttgatctgGTCTTGTCCcataatatataaacacCTAGATGACGTCCAAGCACCAACATCAAGAACAAGGACAAGGAAAAAATAAAGCAGTTACTTTAATAATATGTGTTTGTGGATTATATGGAACATTTTTAACTTGGTCGATTTTACAAGAACGTATAAATACAAAACCATatggtgatgataataatgaatatttcaaagcaccaataattataaatttaattcaagCATTATTTGCCTCAATAATTGGTTTCATATATAATTATGTCACCATCACATCAACcaccaaattcaaatcatcaCCAAAAGGAGAAGGATTGCAGGattccaacaacaacaataataatccatTTTCTATATTTATCACTAAtggaaaacaaaattataatgttttaaaatttatgattttaatttcaattactTCTAGTATTGCCTCACCAATTGgttataaatcattaaaacaTTTAGATTATTTAGCTTATTTATTAGCAAAATCATGTAAATTAATTCCAGTTATGATAGTtcattttatattttatcaaactAAATTCCccaattataaatatttagtAGCTGGATTAGTCACTTTAGGGgttattttatttactATGGCTCATGCTACtaccaaaaccaaaattaaTGATGGTAATACATTATTAGGATTGACTTATTTAATTGGATCAATGATATTAGATGGATTAACTAATTCAACTCAAgatcaattatttaaattacctttagaaaataaattaactaGTGGGAAATTAAtgtcattattaaatttattcatCTTTATTTGGACAAGTTTATATACTGTTATTTTCCATaaagttgaaattgattatacaattaatttcattaataattatcccgaattattgattgatattatGGGATTTGCTATTTGTGGTGCAATTGGACaagtatttatatttattattcttgaaaaatttgattcaatcaTTTTAATAACTGCCACAGTGACAAGGAAAATGTTAAGTATGATTCTTAGTGTGATTTTATTTGGTCATCATTTAAGTTGGGAACAATGGGTTGGTGTTGGATTAGTATTTGGTGGTATTGGACTAGAAGctttcattaaatttaa includes:
- a CDS encoding UDP-galactose transporter, putative (Similar to S. cerevisiae HUT1), which codes for MTSKHQHQEQGQGKNKAVTLIICVCGLYGTFLTWSILQERINTKPYGDDNNEYFKAPIIINLIQALFASIIGFIYNYVTITSTTKFKSSPKGEGLQDSNNNNNNPFSIFITNGKQNYNVLKFMILISITSSIASPIGYKSLKHLDYLAYLLAKSCKLIPVMIVHFIFYQTKFPNYKYLVAGLVTLGVILFTMAHATTKTKINDGNTLLGLTYLIGSMILDGLTNSTQDQLFKLPLENKLTSGKLMSLLNLFIFIWTSLYTVIFHKVEIDYTINFINNYPELLIDIMGFAICGAIGQVFIFIILEKFDSIILITATVTRKMLSMILSVILFGHHLSWEQWVGVGLVFGGIGLEAFIKFKQQQQQQSQKNLKSKVA